A genomic stretch from Candidatus Eisenbacteria bacterium includes:
- the atpD gene encoding F0F1 ATP synthase subunit beta: MAEDEKRKPAIGKVVQVIGPTVDAEFESDKLPAILNALKIEAPERGINLTVEVAMHLGDNVVRCVAMSSTDGLVRGMDVIDTGGPITVPVGKEALGRIFNLLGEPIDKLGPVSDGCKRAPIHKPAPPFDEQETKTSVYETGIKVIDLLAPYARGGKIGLFGGAGLGKTVILIELIRNIATEHGGFSVFSGVGERTREGNDLWLEMKTSGVLKSTVMVFGQMNEPPGARLRVGLTGVTMAEYFRDEERQDVLLFIDNIFRFVQAGSEVSALLGRMPSAVGYQPTLGTEMGALQERITSTKSGSITSVQAIYVPADDLTDPAPATTFSHLDATVVLSRKISELGIYPAVDPLDSTSRILDPRVVGEEHYQVARSVQKILQRYKDLQDIIAILGMDELSEEDKTIVQRARKIQKFLSQPFFVAEAFTGTHGRYVKIKDTVKGFKEIAEGLHDDVPEAAFYMVGPIEEVLEKAEAMKAQLT; encoded by the coding sequence GTGGCTGAAGACGAAAAAAGAAAACCGGCCATCGGAAAGGTGGTACAGGTAATAGGTCCGACGGTTGATGCCGAATTCGAAAGCGACAAACTTCCTGCGATCCTCAATGCCTTGAAGATTGAAGCCCCTGAAAGGGGAATAAACCTCACGGTTGAAGTCGCAATGCACCTTGGGGACAACGTCGTCAGATGTGTAGCAATGTCGTCCACTGATGGACTTGTGAGAGGCATGGATGTGATCGACACAGGAGGACCTATTACGGTCCCTGTGGGAAAGGAAGCCCTTGGAAGAATCTTCAATCTGCTCGGCGAGCCAATAGATAAACTCGGTCCAGTCAGTGATGGCTGTAAACGTGCGCCGATTCACAAACCCGCTCCGCCTTTCGATGAGCAGGAAACAAAGACTTCAGTCTATGAAACTGGCATCAAGGTCATTGATCTTCTCGCGCCATATGCCAGAGGCGGGAAAATAGGACTCTTTGGCGGGGCAGGACTGGGTAAGACGGTAATTCTGATTGAGCTCATCAGAAACATTGCGACCGAGCACGGCGGGTTCTCGGTCTTCAGCGGTGTTGGCGAGAGGACGAGAGAAGGTAATGACCTGTGGCTTGAGATGAAAACATCCGGAGTGCTGAAGAGCACCGTCATGGTTTTCGGGCAGATGAATGAACCCCCGGGCGCAAGGCTAAGGGTCGGACTTACCGGCGTGACCATGGCCGAATACTTCAGGGATGAGGAGAGACAGGATGTTCTTCTCTTCATAGACAATATCTTCAGATTTGTCCAGGCCGGGTCGGAAGTTTCTGCCCTTCTCGGAAGAATGCCTTCGGCAGTCGGGTACCAGCCGACGCTTGGAACCGAAATGGGCGCCCTTCAGGAAAGAATTACGTCCACAAAATCCGGCTCAATCACTTCCGTTCAGGCGATTTATGTTCCGGCCGACGACCTCACCGACCCCGCGCCGGCTACGACTTTTTCTCATCTCGACGCCACCGTAGTGCTGTCGAGGAAGATCTCCGAGCTCGGGATTTACCCTGCCGTGGATCCGCTGGATTCAACATCAAGAATTCTGGATCCGAGAGTCGTTGGCGAGGAGCACTATCAGGTCGCGAGAAGCGTCCAGAAGATCCTCCAGAGGTACAAGGACCTTCAGGACATAATTGCGATTCTCGGTATGGATGAGCTTTCCGAGGAAGACAAGACGATTGTCCAGAGGGCAAGAAAGATACAAAAATTTCTGTCGCAGCCCTTCTTTGTTGCCGAAGCTTTCACGGGTACACACGGAAGATACGTGAAGATAAAAGATACGGTCAAAGGTTTCAAAGAGATTGCTGAAGGACTGCACGATGATGTTCCGGAAGCAGCGTTCTACATGGTCGGACCTATTGAGGAGGTGTTGGAGAAGGCTGAGGCCATGAAGGCCCAGCTCACCTGA
- the atpC gene encoding ATP synthase F1 subunit epsilon, which produces MATLFQFQILTPESVVFEKEISSAIVPGTEGYLGILAHHAPLISGIVPGKVTVKDVDSRVQHFSVGGGFVEVSLNRAVLLADSIEAVSDIDIERARKSLERARERLSSRSPGTDVERAQASMARALNRIRIAEAVRE; this is translated from the coding sequence GTGGCCACTCTTTTCCAGTTTCAAATTCTCACACCGGAGTCGGTTGTCTTTGAGAAGGAAATCTCCTCAGCCATAGTCCCTGGAACCGAGGGCTATCTCGGCATCCTTGCTCATCACGCGCCGCTCATCTCGGGAATAGTCCCCGGGAAAGTAACAGTCAAGGACGTGGATTCCAGAGTCCAGCACTTCAGCGTGGGCGGGGGATTCGTTGAAGTCTCGCTTAACAGGGCTGTTTTGCTTGCAGATTCAATCGAGGCTGTATCTGACATTGATATCGAGAGAGCAAGGAAATCCCTGGAAAGGGCGAGAGAACGGCTTTCATCGCGGTCGCCCGGCACCGATGTGGAAAGAGCACAAGCATCGATGGCCAGAGCGCTAAACAGGATACGAATAGCTGAAGCGGTGAGAGAATAG
- the tsaD gene encoding tRNA (adenosine(37)-N6)-threonylcarbamoyltransferase complex transferase subunit TsaD — protein MSRLTILGIETSCDDVACAIVRGREVLSSVVSSQEVHKQFGGVVPELASRAHLRLILPVLEESLKRADLELPDVDAIAVTSGPGLIGSLLVGLSVAKGIAFARSIPIVGVNHIEAHLLTPLAEGIELSPPFVGLAVSGGHTEFIFVKALDDLITIGSTRDDAAGEAFDKAAKLLALGYPGGPEIDKLSREGNRESYSFPRAWLGKDSFDVSFSGLKTALRYLLASMPAEKIEKEKKNIAASFQEAIVDVLVTKLFLAAEKFNVTEVVVAGGVASNSRLREEALREGKRKGIKVVIPSPSLCMDNAVMVAIAGALRLERGERANLFLDALPTL, from the coding sequence ATTTCGCGCCTGACAATTCTTGGAATTGAAACATCATGCGATGACGTTGCCTGCGCTATTGTACGGGGAAGAGAGGTCCTTTCCTCGGTTGTTTCCTCCCAGGAAGTCCACAAGCAGTTTGGAGGTGTTGTTCCGGAGCTTGCATCTAGAGCCCATCTCCGCCTCATACTCCCAGTTCTCGAAGAATCATTGAAGAGAGCGGATCTTGAACTCCCGGATGTAGATGCCATAGCAGTTACGAGCGGTCCGGGGCTCATTGGATCGCTTCTCGTCGGTCTCTCGGTTGCCAAAGGCATTGCGTTCGCCCGCTCGATTCCAATTGTCGGCGTGAATCACATCGAAGCTCACCTTCTTACACCGCTTGCTGAAGGAATTGAGCTTTCTCCGCCATTTGTTGGACTGGCGGTCTCCGGCGGACATACGGAGTTCATCTTTGTGAAAGCACTGGATGATCTTATTACGATCGGTTCAACAAGAGACGATGCTGCAGGGGAGGCTTTCGACAAGGCCGCAAAGCTTCTTGCGCTGGGCTATCCAGGGGGACCGGAGATAGACAAGCTGTCAAGAGAGGGAAACAGAGAAAGCTACTCATTCCCCAGAGCATGGCTCGGCAAAGACAGTTTCGACGTTAGTTTCAGCGGTCTCAAGACGGCACTCAGATACTTGCTTGCTTCGATGCCGGCAGAGAAGATTGAGAAGGAAAAGAAGAACATTGCGGCAAGTTTTCAGGAAGCAATTGTTGATGTGCTCGTAACAAAACTGTTTCTTGCAGCGGAGAAGTTCAATGTCACTGAGGTGGTCGTTGCAGGCGGAGTTGCCTCGAATTCAAGACTGAGAGAAGAAGCTCTTCGCGAGGGAAAAAGAAAAGGTATCAAAGTTGTAATACCCTCACCTTCTCTCTGCATGGATAACGCTGTAATGGTTGCAATCGCCGGAGCTCTGAGACTCGAGCGGGGCGAGCGTGCAAACCTCTTTCTTGATGCTCTTCCTACCCTATGA
- a CDS encoding response regulator, with the protein MSAFKILIIDDEPSIRRLIRLQLEDAGYEVLAAHDGPSGLDIARKETPDLILLDLMMPDMDGHEVCRRLKKNYRTSYIPVVILTAKTGIKDLLMGLGGGANDYLTKPYERDELLVRVKSVLEWSRSQREASPLTGLPGNIAIEREVTRRIAEKETFAFLYGDLDNFKAFNDHYGYGRGDEAIKFSASVFIDALESINREDGFLGHIGGDDFVVVTHPSVVEELAHDVVRRFEEGIKKFYDPQDRRKGYIEVETRQHGLERYPLMTITLVYVSSASVEIDHYGKVSDIVTELKRHGKGIPGSVVLKERRRKENKREVENSVQRQDSCR; encoded by the coding sequence ATGAGTGCATTCAAGATACTCATCATCGATGATGAGCCAAGCATAAGGAGACTGATCAGGCTTCAACTCGAGGATGCGGGCTACGAGGTCCTCGCAGCACACGATGGGCCCTCCGGATTGGACATAGCCAGGAAGGAGACCCCGGATTTGATTCTGCTCGATCTCATGATGCCGGACATGGACGGCCACGAAGTCTGCAGGCGGTTGAAAAAGAACTACCGGACCAGCTACATCCCGGTCGTTATACTCACTGCTAAAACCGGCATCAAGGACTTGCTGATGGGGCTTGGCGGTGGAGCAAATGACTATCTGACCAAGCCGTATGAAAGGGACGAGCTCCTTGTGCGCGTGAAGAGCGTGCTCGAATGGAGCAGAAGCCAGAGGGAAGCGAGTCCTCTCACCGGGCTGCCCGGGAACATCGCGATAGAGAGAGAAGTAACCAGGAGAATCGCGGAAAAGGAAACGTTCGCGTTCCTCTACGGTGACCTGGACAACTTCAAGGCCTTCAATGACCACTACGGATACGGAAGGGGCGATGAGGCAATAAAGTTCTCTGCCAGCGTCTTCATAGATGCACTGGAGTCAATCAACAGGGAAGACGGTTTCCTTGGTCATATAGGCGGGGATGATTTTGTAGTGGTGACGCACCCTTCAGTAGTTGAGGAACTTGCTCACGATGTCGTGAGAAGGTTCGAAGAAGGGATCAAGAAGTTCTATGACCCGCAGGACAGAAGGAAGGGTTACATAGAAGTTGAAACAAGACAGCACGGCCTTGAACGATATCCGCTTATGACAATAACCCTGGTCTATGTTTCGAGCGCTTCAGTGGAAATCGATCACTACGGGAAGGTGAGTGACATCGTCACAGAACTGAAGAGACACGGTAAGGGCATTCCTGGAAGCGTTGTTCTCAAGGAGAGACGGCGTAAGGAAAACAAGCGGGAGGTTGAGAACAGTGTCCAAAGGCAAGATTCTTGTCGTTGA
- a CDS encoding response regulator, translating to MSKGKILVVDDEIYIVHILDFSLGMEGYEVVTALDGQQAVEKARTERPDLIVLDIMMPKMDGYEACRKLKDDPETKEIPVILLSAKGRSVDQKMGFEVGADDYVTKPFSPKKLVERINTTLRQAAMKVVGRVE from the coding sequence GTGTCCAAAGGCAAGATTCTTGTCGTTGATGACGAGATATACATAGTCCATATACTAGATTTCAGTCTCGGAATGGAAGGCTACGAAGTCGTGACTGCCCTCGACGGCCAGCAGGCGGTTGAGAAGGCAAGGACGGAAAGGCCCGACTTGATAGTCCTCGACATCATGATGCCCAAGATGGACGGCTACGAGGCCTGCAGAAAACTGAAGGACGATCCGGAAACCAAAGAAATTCCCGTAATTCTTCTGTCGGCAAAAGGAAGAAGTGTTGACCAAAAGATGGGATTCGAAGTGGGCGCGGATGACTATGTGACGAAGCCCTTCAGTCCCAAAAAGTTGGTCGAAAGAATAAACACCACTCTGAGACAAGCTGCAATGAAGGTCGTCGGCCGGGTGGAATAG
- a CDS encoding LytTR family DNA-binding domain-containing protein encodes MQIRAIIVDDEKLARSRLKHLLQRHKQIEVIGEAVNGKEGVDLVRKTSPDVIFLDIKMPVTSGFEMLRGLDKSPYVIFTTAYDEFALRAFEENTIDYLLKPVSEEAMDRAISKLTDFLKRGKSVTIDLERLARSMEEQRRVIRRFSVTAGNKIVLIPEDEIYFFNAEDKYTFLNTRDHDFIVSFPIKDLENRLDPAKFVRVHRSYVVNLNFIESVNRWFGGKLLVKMKNGKEITVSRGYMASFKRKISL; translated from the coding sequence ATGCAGATAAGAGCAATCATAGTTGATGACGAGAAGCTTGCGCGTTCTCGTCTCAAGCATCTACTCCAACGGCACAAGCAGATAGAGGTCATTGGCGAGGCTGTCAATGGGAAAGAAGGCGTGGATCTGGTCAGGAAAACCTCTCCGGATGTCATTTTCCTGGACATCAAGATGCCGGTCACTTCCGGATTTGAGATGCTCAGGGGATTGGACAAATCGCCTTATGTCATATTCACGACTGCCTATGATGAGTTTGCGCTCCGGGCATTTGAGGAGAATACTATCGACTATCTTCTTAAGCCGGTTTCAGAGGAAGCCATGGACAGAGCTATCTCGAAACTCACCGATTTCCTGAAGCGGGGCAAATCGGTCACAATAGATCTCGAGCGGCTTGCTCGCAGCATGGAGGAGCAAAGAAGAGTTATCAGGCGATTCTCTGTCACCGCCGGCAACAAGATTGTGCTTATCCCGGAGGATGAGATTTACTTTTTCAACGCAGAAGACAAATACACTTTTCTCAACACCCGCGATCACGATTTCATTGTCTCATTCCCGATCAAGGATCTCGAGAACCGCCTTGATCCCGCCAAATTCGTCCGTGTGCACCGATCGTATGTTGTTAATCTGAACTTCATTGAGTCGGTCAACCGGTGGTTCGGAGGCAAACTCCTAGTCAAGATGAAAAACGGCAAGGAGATCACTGTCAGTAGGGGGTACATGGCCTCATTCAAACGCAAAATCAGTCTGTGA
- a CDS encoding histidine kinase, protein MIENPFKNLPYRNLAILIALITLFVGTLISLFTGESTYAVYIYTFVYTTACTFFISMLLGSFYRFIYALPRTYFFTSFVVLVLAGALLGTQTASLVLYRRLHVGSRIIIFSFAVSLVTSIIMVAHEHLKSTLAEKITRIREIEFENEMLKRLELEARLMSLQAKLNPHFLFNTLNALAALVYDDPKRADKNIVRLSSLYRRVLLMTERGMIPLGDEIALVRDYLELEKELLDEKLSYRIECPESVMKMRVPGLLIEPLVENAVKHRGSTDGLNVTVSAADADGKVIIKVTDNGPGFDVATASYGYGLFGVQKRLQLQYRDEYRFDIASEPGKGTTVSITIPAERAESGVIRQPQVRNADKSNHS, encoded by the coding sequence ATGATCGAGAATCCATTCAAGAACCTTCCGTACAGAAACCTCGCTATTCTGATTGCTCTAATCACGCTATTCGTAGGGACCCTGATTTCGCTCTTCACCGGGGAATCGACTTATGCCGTTTACATCTACACATTTGTTTACACTACAGCGTGCACTTTTTTCATCAGCATGCTCTTGGGATCATTCTACCGATTCATCTATGCTTTGCCGCGCACCTATTTCTTCACCTCCTTCGTTGTGCTTGTTTTGGCCGGCGCCCTGCTTGGCACCCAGACCGCGAGCCTTGTTCTCTACCGGAGACTGCACGTGGGGAGCAGGATCATCATCTTCAGCTTTGCCGTCTCCCTTGTGACCAGCATAATCATGGTTGCCCACGAACATCTCAAGTCCACCCTGGCAGAGAAGATTACGCGCATCAGGGAAATCGAGTTCGAAAACGAGATGCTCAAGAGACTTGAGCTCGAAGCCCGGCTTATGAGCCTGCAAGCCAAACTCAATCCGCATTTCCTGTTTAACACGCTCAATGCACTGGCCGCCTTGGTCTATGATGACCCGAAGCGTGCAGACAAGAACATAGTTCGCCTGTCCAGCCTTTACCGCAGAGTACTTTTGATGACGGAGAGAGGCATGATTCCCTTGGGTGATGAGATCGCGCTGGTCAGAGATTATCTGGAACTTGAGAAGGAGCTGCTGGACGAGAAACTTTCCTACAGGATCGAATGCCCGGAGAGCGTGATGAAAATGCGGGTGCCGGGACTTTTGATTGAGCCTCTCGTCGAGAACGCAGTCAAACACCGCGGGTCAACAGATGGATTGAATGTCACAGTATCCGCGGCCGACGCTGATGGGAAGGTCATAATCAAGGTCACCGATAACGGGCCCGGCTTCGATGTGGCCACAGCTTCTTACGGATACGGACTCTTTGGCGTGCAGAAGCGGCTTCAGCTTCAGTACCGGGACGAATACAGGTTCGACATAGCTTCCGAGCCAGGTAAGGGCACGACAGTCTCGATTACCATTCCAGCGGAGCGTGCCGAGAGTGGAGTGATACGCCAACCCCAGGTCAGAAATGCAGATAAGAGCAATCATAGTTGA
- a CDS encoding outer membrane lipoprotein-sorting protein, which produces MSRSLMLKCVHPGWCFLGATLALAACAGAETGPAFRQILKKVDAYRGPSQQFTVHLKLTSVEGGTVVETALFDVYVGGKDRSLAIARKYRTRDMKILYVGENMWVHLPNSRRPIRITPIQRLMGEASNGDVLEVSYSQNYMVRRADKDTILGMPCLKLDLDARSTSASYKRIVLWVRQDDCRPVCGEFYLVSGKRLKTVRFEEFAEIDGKQILTRMTIHDEVKKQSRTTFEYLNVTPRFLPAKYFNKDYLMHVRGL; this is translated from the coding sequence ATGTCCAGGTCACTGATGTTGAAATGTGTTCATCCAGGCTGGTGCTTTCTGGGTGCCACTCTAGCACTCGCAGCATGTGCAGGGGCGGAAACCGGTCCTGCGTTTCGGCAGATTCTGAAGAAAGTTGACGCATACCGCGGCCCATCACAACAGTTCACCGTGCACCTCAAGCTCACAAGTGTCGAAGGCGGCACTGTTGTCGAGACGGCTCTCTTTGATGTGTACGTCGGCGGCAAAGACAGAAGTCTTGCGATTGCCAGGAAATACAGAACCCGGGATATGAAGATTCTTTATGTCGGAGAAAACATGTGGGTTCATCTGCCGAACTCGCGGCGGCCGATAAGGATCACGCCGATCCAGCGTCTCATGGGCGAGGCGTCCAATGGGGACGTGCTCGAAGTAAGCTATTCGCAGAACTACATGGTACGGCGTGCTGACAAGGACACCATTTTAGGGATGCCTTGTTTGAAGCTCGACCTTGACGCCAGGAGTACATCGGCATCGTACAAGAGAATTGTGCTTTGGGTACGACAGGATGACTGCCGCCCGGTTTGTGGCGAATTCTATCTCGTCTCAGGAAAGCGATTGAAGACCGTCCGGTTTGAAGAGTTTGCTGAGATCGACGGGAAGCAAATTCTTACCAGGATGACGATTCACGATGAAGTCAAGAAGCAGTCAAGAACGACCTTTGAATACTTGAATGTCACACCCAGATTCCTCCCCGCCAAATATTTCAACAAGGATTACCTGATGCACGTGCGGGGTCTCTAG
- a CDS encoding FtsX-like permease family protein: MYAPKLGLRNIFRQKRRTATTLLVMTFGIGCLLMAEGHSRYVEWGLRELTTHTETGHLQIFSEDYFSREEDTVLKHGLENYERIRGELNRIRDVEVVAARISFMGLISNGDKSVAFVGEGIEPEAEQEMRNLFGVGDPAYDSLMKYDGRADIVVLGSGLAKSINARTGDCFTLLATTANGALNAIDVEFAGSFQASSPEYDKRALIVPLHTAQLLLNTNKVKNLVVALDETEKTGHLRDEIASRLKEKGFRVTVKKWSDLSMYYDRVRSFYHQMVGFLSLVLFIIVFFSTANTVMMAVVERTREIGTMLSLGTSRWQTLRIFFFEGLFIGIIGGALSAVFALALSRIINDAGIMLSPPPGLTFGYPLSIRNAIGFHIQTFIATVVVVTVASILPALKVTTMKIVDALGHI, from the coding sequence ATGTACGCCCCGAAGCTCGGCCTCAGGAACATCTTCCGGCAGAAACGGCGCACAGCCACCACGCTTCTGGTCATGACTTTCGGCATCGGATGCCTGCTCATGGCCGAAGGGCATTCCAGATATGTGGAATGGGGCCTGAGAGAGCTTACGACGCACACAGAGACCGGCCACCTGCAGATTTTCAGTGAAGACTATTTCTCCCGGGAAGAAGATACAGTCCTTAAACATGGTTTGGAGAACTACGAGCGCATCCGGGGCGAGCTCAATCGTATTCGCGATGTCGAGGTCGTGGCCGCGCGAATCAGTTTCATGGGGCTCATTTCCAACGGGGACAAGTCGGTTGCCTTCGTTGGCGAAGGTATCGAACCGGAGGCAGAGCAGGAAATGCGAAATCTTTTTGGCGTCGGCGACCCGGCGTACGATTCCTTGATGAAGTATGACGGTAGAGCCGACATCGTGGTCCTTGGGAGCGGTCTCGCGAAGTCCATCAACGCCAGGACAGGTGACTGCTTCACTCTGCTCGCAACAACTGCAAATGGAGCATTGAATGCCATTGACGTTGAGTTCGCCGGATCATTTCAGGCATCTTCGCCGGAATACGACAAGAGAGCGCTCATCGTGCCCCTGCACACCGCACAACTTCTGCTCAACACAAACAAGGTGAAGAATCTGGTTGTTGCTCTTGATGAAACCGAGAAAACCGGGCACCTGCGGGATGAGATCGCAAGCCGTCTCAAGGAGAAGGGCTTCCGGGTAACAGTGAAGAAATGGTCCGACCTGTCAATGTACTATGACAGAGTCCGCTCCTTCTATCACCAGATGGTAGGTTTTCTCTCACTCGTGCTCTTCATAATCGTTTTCTTCAGCACCGCCAACACCGTGATGATGGCAGTAGTGGAACGAACTCGCGAAATAGGTACGATGCTCTCGCTCGGCACGTCCCGATGGCAAACACTGAGAATATTCTTCTTTGAGGGTCTCTTCATCGGAATTATCGGCGGTGCCCTGAGTGCGGTTTTTGCCCTCGCTCTTTCTCGCATCATAAACGACGCGGGTATCATGCTATCTCCACCGCCGGGCCTGACATTCGGGTATCCGTTGAGCATCCGGAACGCGATTGGATTCCACATCCAGACGTTCATCGCCACAGTTGTTGTCGTGACAGTAGCCTCCATACTTCCTGCACTGAAGGTGACCACTATGAAGATTGTGGATGCTCTGGGCCACATTTGA
- a CDS encoding ABC transporter ATP-binding protein, with translation MNIRSAVRIDNVCKQYCLGTVRLEALKDINLEISEGDFVVLAGPSGSGKTTLLNIAGLIDKPTAGRVRLDGEDVTDKSLNSLHRLRRDKIGYIFQSFNLIPVLNVYENVEYPLLLCGTTRAERHKAVTSILERVGLSHRIKHRPDELSGGERQRVSIARAVVKDPWLVLADEPTGNLDSATGIAVVGLMQELNKELGITFLISSHDSMIISRGRRVIRLRDGRIEENGEK, from the coding sequence ATGAATATCCGGTCAGCAGTCAGAATCGATAACGTGTGCAAGCAATACTGTCTCGGGACGGTGCGGCTCGAAGCTCTGAAGGATATCAATCTTGAGATCAGCGAAGGTGATTTCGTCGTGTTGGCCGGCCCTTCCGGAAGCGGAAAGACCACACTGCTCAACATAGCAGGCTTGATAGACAAGCCCACAGCCGGGCGGGTCCGGCTTGACGGAGAGGATGTGACAGACAAGAGCCTTAACTCTCTGCACCGGCTGAGAAGGGACAAGATTGGCTACATCTTCCAGAGTTTCAACCTGATCCCCGTGCTCAATGTTTACGAGAATGTCGAATACCCGCTGCTTCTATGCGGCACGACGAGGGCGGAGCGTCACAAGGCAGTTACCAGCATTCTTGAACGCGTCGGTCTCTCCCACAGAATAAAACACAGGCCGGATGAGCTATCCGGCGGAGAGCGCCAGAGGGTTTCCATAGCTCGCGCCGTTGTCAAGGACCCATGGTTAGTGCTCGCAGATGAGCCAACCGGCAATCTCGATTCCGCAACAGGCATCGCAGTCGTTGGCCTTATGCAGGAGCTCAACAAGGAACTCGGTATCACTTTTCTGATTTCTTCTCACGACTCGATGATCATCTCCAGGGGACGGAGAGTGATAAGGCTCAGAGACGGGCGAATCGAAGAGAACGGAGAAAAGTAA
- a CDS encoding glycosyltransferase family 2 protein, protein MWSGKRVSIIFPTFNEKDSIADCIEEFFHLPYVDDILVVDNNAAPGTVEEVVRTYARIVHEPRQGYGWAIRQGMEKTDGDLVVICEPDGTFVPDDLEKLLAYTKDFDIVYGSRTLGWMIWERANMGWFLRLGNIVVAKMIEVLFNCRSLSDVGCTFRVLRREVSDFLLPHYRVSGSDFGPEMMLRSVLASCRVVQIPVNYRRRVGVSSVTGDPFKAFILGMRMIFMILSFRLGSLLRMQRYVMPAYRLSKAPESVEPKSVG, encoded by the coding sequence GTGTGGTCAGGAAAACGAGTATCAATCATCTTTCCAACCTTCAACGAGAAGGACTCCATAGCGGATTGCATTGAGGAATTCTTCCATCTCCCTTACGTGGACGACATTCTGGTCGTGGACAACAATGCCGCTCCCGGGACAGTGGAGGAGGTTGTCCGCACGTACGCCCGGATCGTGCATGAACCCAGGCAGGGCTATGGATGGGCTATCCGGCAAGGAATGGAGAAGACCGATGGCGACCTGGTCGTGATCTGCGAACCCGACGGGACTTTTGTCCCTGATGATCTTGAGAAGCTTCTCGCATACACAAAGGACTTCGATATTGTCTATGGGAGCAGGACGCTGGGCTGGATGATCTGGGAGCGTGCGAACATGGGATGGTTCCTTCGGCTCGGCAACATAGTCGTTGCAAAGATGATTGAGGTCCTGTTCAATTGCCGATCACTCTCGGACGTCGGCTGCACTTTCAGAGTCCTGAGAAGAGAGGTTTCGGATTTTCTGCTTCCGCACTATCGAGTCTCAGGTTCGGACTTCGGACCGGAGATGATGCTTCGCTCAGTCCTCGCTTCATGCCGCGTCGTCCAGATCCCGGTGAACTACCGTCGCCGGGTTGGCGTGTCTTCAGTGACAGGGGACCCATTTAAGGCATTTATCCTGGGCATGCGAATGATCTTCATGATTCTTTCGTTCCGCCTGGGGTCACTGCTCCGCATGCAACGGTATGTGATGCCTGCCTACAGATTGTCAAAGGCACCCGAATCCGTGGAGCCGAAGAGTGTCGGTTGA